One window of the Chryseobacterium camelliae genome contains the following:
- a CDS encoding NAD(P)/FAD-dependent oxidoreductase gives MTNHKNLDVIIIGGSYAGLSAAMALGRSMRDVLIIDNGMPCNRQTPHSHNFITQDGVKPGEIAEKARAQVLKYDTVQFLNGFAVSGTQNENGFQITIETGETLASKKLIFATGIKDIMPDIKGFSECWGISLIHCPYCHGYEFSGHTTGIMANGEKAFHLSSLVNNLTDNITILPQGKAEFNAGQTAKLNNHNINVVEDKITEIEHENGQLKNVIFKNGKKMSFDVAYSSVPFRQHSDIPVSLGCELTEQGYIKIDNFQKTTVRGVFACGDNSAMMRSVSYAVSSGGIAGSMANRELTDEQF, from the coding sequence ATGACAAATCATAAAAATCTAGATGTAATCATTATCGGCGGAAGTTACGCGGGGCTATCAGCAGCAATGGCTTTAGGACGTTCCATGCGCGATGTTTTAATTATTGATAACGGTATGCCCTGTAACCGCCAAACACCACATTCACATAATTTCATCACCCAGGATGGAGTAAAACCCGGTGAAATAGCTGAAAAAGCCAGAGCCCAGGTTTTGAAATACGATACGGTACAATTTCTTAACGGTTTTGCCGTGAGTGGAACCCAAAACGAGAATGGTTTTCAAATTACCATTGAAACCGGCGAAACATTGGCATCGAAAAAACTCATTTTCGCCACAGGGATAAAAGACATAATGCCTGATATTAAAGGGTTTTCAGAATGTTGGGGCATATCCCTGATCCATTGTCCGTATTGCCATGGATACGAATTCAGCGGGCATACAACAGGAATTATGGCAAACGGAGAAAAAGCATTTCACCTAAGCTCGTTGGTTAATAATCTGACCGATAACATTACCATTCTACCCCAGGGAAAAGCCGAATTCAATGCTGGACAAACGGCAAAACTGAACAACCACAATATAAATGTTGTAGAAGATAAAATTACAGAAATAGAACATGAAAACGGACAGCTTAAAAATGTAATTTTTAAAAACGGGAAAAAAATGAGTTTTGATGTCGCTTATTCATCGGTTCCGTTCCGGCAACATTCTGACATTCCTGTTTCTTTAGGCTGTGAGCTTACCGAGCAGGGTTACATCAAGATTGATAATTTTCAGAAAACAACAGTCAGGGGAGTTTTTGCCTGTGGAGATAATTCAGCCATGATGCGTTCTGTTTCTTACGCCGTTTCTTCAGGTGGAATTGCAGGAAGTATGGCAAATCGAGAACTGACTGATGAACAGTTCTGA
- a CDS encoding RidA family protein, whose protein sequence is MNTHIRSAKTALRATAPLLLSLLFHSCSQEPQKADRTTNEIEKTERPDYFLLRPKLEKTYGYTQAVRVGNLVKIGGIISIDEKGNPTAKNDYRQQMKNCYASLDKILKHYGCTYDDVILENIYTTNMGELHKNASYRKEIYKKTLSYRKLDWRQGTWDARNHG, encoded by the coding sequence ATGAACACACACATCCGATCTGCAAAAACCGCTCTCAGGGCAACAGCTCCCCTGCTGTTATCCCTTCTTTTCCATAGTTGCTCTCAGGAGCCTCAAAAAGCCGACAGGACGACCAATGAAATTGAAAAGACGGAAAGGCCTGACTACTTTCTCCTCCGTCCCAAATTAGAAAAAACGTATGGTTATACTCAGGCCGTCAGAGTGGGTAATCTCGTAAAAATAGGAGGCATCATCAGTATTGACGAGAAAGGAAATCCCACTGCAAAAAACGACTATCGGCAACAAATGAAAAATTGCTACGCAAGCCTGGATAAAATATTAAAACATTATGGCTGTACTTATGACGATGTCATACTTGAAAATATCTATACAACCAATATGGGAGAGCTTCATAAAAATGCTTCTTACAGAAAGGAAATTTACAAAAAAACACTTTCCTACAGGAAGCTGGATTGGCGTCAAGGAACTTGGGATGCCCGAAATCATGGTTGA
- a CDS encoding Fur family transcriptional regulator encodes MKRRNTPSKAAVLELLVKAGKAMSRDAIEEKIDVPMDRATIYRVLNRFCEDGVVHKIVAEDGKQYFAVCIKCDENSFTDNHFHFRCTHCQTIECLPEAVHFSVPGGYRVESVNCILTGLCKRCSGK; translated from the coding sequence ATGAAACGCAGAAACACACCGTCCAAAGCAGCAGTCCTGGAACTATTGGTAAAAGCGGGGAAAGCGATGAGTCGTGATGCTATCGAGGAAAAGATTGATGTACCAATGGACAGGGCTACGATATACAGAGTACTGAACCGCTTTTGTGAAGATGGAGTAGTCCATAAAATAGTTGCCGAAGATGGCAAACAGTATTTTGCAGTCTGTATAAAGTGTGACGAAAATAGTTTTACGGACAATCATTTTCATTTTCGATGCACCCATTGCCAGACTATTGAATGCCTGCCGGAAGCCGTTCATTTCTCAGTTCCCGGCGGTTACCGTGTAGAAAGTGTGAATTGCATCCTCACAGGACTTTGTAAGCGTTGCTCGGGGAAATAA
- a CDS encoding FKBP-type peptidyl-prolyl cis-trans isomerase, with translation MKNIVFLSILLLTGCNRKAAETHPPVGGVLSRSDLDISRERMKNLNATERRQIQEWIATQPVKFYAMPLNYWVNAQDFSGRARREDNTLISYSYDLYDFDQTKIYDQPIERREAKFGHFDELKAVENALRYIHDGEEVTLLVPSALAYGTYGDEKKIDNDIPLIIKLKAL, from the coding sequence ATGAAAAACATTGTTTTCTTATCCATTCTCCTGCTTACCGGCTGCAACCGGAAAGCTGCCGAAACACACCCTCCTGTAGGAGGCGTCCTGAGCCGCAGCGATCTTGATATTTCCAGGGAAAGGATGAAGAACCTGAATGCTACGGAGCGGAGACAGATCCAGGAATGGATCGCGACCCAGCCCGTAAAATTCTATGCTATGCCGCTTAATTACTGGGTGAACGCACAGGATTTCAGCGGAAGAGCAAGAAGGGAAGACAATACGCTGATCTCCTATTCTTATGATCTTTATGATTTTGACCAGACCAAGATCTATGACCAACCTATTGAACGGAGAGAAGCCAAGTTCGGACACTTTGATGAACTGAAAGCGGTAGAAAATGCTTTGCGGTATATCCATGATGGCGAGGAAGTTACCCTGTTGGTTCCGTCTGCTCTGGCGTACGGTACATACGGAGATGAGAAAAAAATAGATAACGACATTCCCCTGATCATAAAATTAAAAGCATTATAA
- a CDS encoding peptidylprolyl isomerase, which produces MNVDKETYEGLNDGLYANLQTSKGNMIVKFEDKKAPVTVANFIGLAEGKIDNKAKAKGVPFYDGTIFHRVIKDFMIQGGDPQGTGMGDPGYKFEDERNDLKHTAKGTLSMANSGPNTNGSQFFITEVATPWLDGRHTIFGKVVKGEDVIDAIANVEKGPQDKPKTDVVLEKVSVFSKGDEYKNYDPAKTFNEGKAKIAENNKAYIAKEEAEKKRKEEEFKANQLKMVEDLKAGMQKTESGLYYKITKTTAGKAPKSGDNVSVHYAGKLVDGTEFDSSFKRNEPIDIPIGMGRVIKGWDEGILLLKEGETATLLIPPAMGYGERGAGGVIPPNAWLVFDVELVKVQ; this is translated from the coding sequence ATGAACGTAGACAAAGAAACTTACGAAGGTCTTAATGACGGACTCTATGCTAACCTTCAGACGTCCAAAGGAAACATGATTGTGAAGTTTGAGGATAAGAAAGCTCCGGTTACCGTAGCGAACTTCATCGGTCTTGCCGAAGGTAAAATTGATAACAAAGCGAAGGCTAAAGGTGTTCCTTTCTATGACGGAACCATCTTCCACAGAGTGATCAAGGATTTCATGATCCAGGGAGGAGACCCTCAGGGAACAGGGATGGGAGATCCGGGATATAAGTTTGAGGATGAAAGAAACGACCTGAAGCACACCGCAAAAGGGACGCTTTCCATGGCGAATTCAGGACCGAATACCAACGGATCGCAATTCTTTATTACGGAAGTGGCTACGCCATGGCTGGACGGAAGACACACGATCTTCGGGAAAGTAGTAAAAGGAGAGGATGTGATTGATGCGATTGCCAACGTAGAAAAAGGTCCTCAGGACAAGCCTAAAACTGATGTTGTTCTTGAGAAAGTATCCGTATTCAGCAAAGGAGACGAATACAAGAACTATGATCCTGCAAAGACTTTCAACGAAGGAAAAGCAAAAATAGCAGAAAACAATAAAGCATATATTGCCAAAGAAGAAGCTGAGAAAAAAAGAAAAGAAGAGGAATTCAAAGCTAACCAGCTGAAAATGGTGGAAGACCTGAAAGCAGGAATGCAGAAAACGGAATCCGGACTGTATTATAAAATCACCAAGACCACTGCAGGAAAGGCTCCGAAATCGGGGGATAATGTATCGGTACATTATGCAGGAAAACTGGTTGACGGAACCGAATTCGATTCTTCATTCAAAAGAAATGAGCCGATCGACATTCCAATCGGAATGGGAAGAGTGATCAAAGGCTGGGACGAAGGGATTCTTTTGCTGAAAGAGGGTGAAACGGCTACTTTACTGATCCCGCCGGCAATGGGTTACGGGGAAAGAGGAGCAGGAGGTGTGATCCCGCCTAATGCATGGCTGGTTTTCGATGTTGAACTTGTAAAAGTACAGTAA
- a CDS encoding M28 family peptidase produces MKNILCTAVLISSMMAYGQQKEDSLQFAKISTEILNNGTAYTELRDLTQNIGHRLSGSASYEKAVQWAAKELRAAGADKVWLQEVMIPVWERGKESLQIQTGNGQWKSVKMLSLGNSEGTRGKDVSGEVIMVQSLEEYEKLPADQVKGKVVFFNYPFSQSFVETFKGYSDAAKYRVNAASLTAKKGGKFAVIRSLSSAFDNVPHTGGMRYDEQYPKIPAVAIGTTVADELAGMLKNGKVTLKLNSHCGMKGEKLSHSVIGEITGHQDREVIVVGGHLDSWDVGEGAHDDGAGIVQSIEVLRTFKKLGIPNRHTIRVVCFANEENGVKGGIAYGKAAKENHEKHLFAIESDAGGFAPRGISMEMDVQKINQIKSWANLFFPYGVYNFEGRFSGTDLYPLHDMGVPTAELVPDSQRYFDIHHTEEDTFDKVNRRELLLGAVAMTQLIYMIDKNW; encoded by the coding sequence ATGAAGAATATACTATGCACTGCTGTACTCATAAGCAGTATGATGGCCTACGGCCAGCAAAAAGAAGATTCCCTGCAGTTTGCAAAGATTTCCACCGAAATCCTGAATAACGGAACAGCTTATACCGAATTAAGGGATCTGACCCAAAATATAGGCCACCGCCTCAGCGGTTCAGCATCTTATGAAAAAGCAGTACAATGGGCAGCAAAAGAGCTTCGGGCAGCCGGTGCGGATAAAGTCTGGCTTCAGGAAGTGATGATCCCGGTCTGGGAAAGAGGAAAAGAATCATTACAGATCCAGACCGGGAACGGACAGTGGAAATCCGTAAAGATGCTTTCATTAGGGAATTCAGAAGGCACCCGAGGTAAAGATGTCTCCGGAGAGGTCATTATGGTACAGTCGCTCGAAGAATATGAGAAACTTCCGGCAGATCAGGTAAAAGGTAAGGTTGTCTTTTTCAATTACCCGTTCAGCCAGTCCTTTGTCGAAACCTTCAAAGGCTATAGTGACGCGGCAAAATACAGAGTCAATGCAGCTTCCCTTACAGCAAAGAAAGGCGGAAAATTTGCAGTGATCCGCTCCCTTTCCTCAGCTTTTGATAACGTACCCCATACGGGAGGCATGCGTTATGATGAACAGTATCCTAAAATCCCTGCCGTAGCAATCGGTACTACCGTTGCAGACGAACTGGCTGGAATGCTGAAAAATGGAAAAGTAACCCTTAAACTGAATTCCCACTGCGGTATGAAGGGCGAAAAGCTGTCCCATTCTGTTATCGGTGAGATCACCGGTCATCAAGACCGGGAGGTTATTGTCGTGGGAGGTCATTTAGATTCCTGGGATGTAGGTGAAGGTGCCCATGATGACGGAGCAGGAATTGTACAGAGCATAGAAGTGCTGAGGACGTTCAAAAAGCTGGGCATACCTAACCGGCATACGATCCGGGTAGTGTGTTTTGCCAATGAGGAAAATGGCGTAAAAGGCGGAATAGCCTACGGTAAAGCCGCAAAAGAAAACCATGAAAAGCATCTTTTTGCGATCGAATCCGATGCGGGAGGCTTTGCACCCCGGGGAATTTCCATGGAAATGGATGTACAGAAAATCAATCAGATCAAAAGCTGGGCGAACCTGTTCTTTCCGTATGGCGTCTACAATTTTGAAGGAAGGTTTTCTGGGACCGATCTTTATCCGCTTCATGATATGGGCGTCCCGACTGCCGAGCTGGTTCCGGATTCACAACGCTACTTTGACATCCACCATACAGAAGAAGATACGTTTGATAAAGTAAACCGGAGGGAGCTTCTGCTCGGGGCGGTTGCAATGACACAGCTGATCTATATGATTGATAAAAACTGGTGA
- a CDS encoding M28 family peptidase, which produces MKKAFIIIPLFLSGFLFSQKKPLKKLSKKPYASVKSNYHDEFKKISDEVMTHGTAYDNLGELTKGIGPRFSGTPGYARAVEWAEKKLKDIGIEMIWRQEAKVPVWIRGRESLQIKAGNGDWRSIRMLSFGNSEGTGGKDLTGEIVQISSTAELNALQIGKLKDKIVFVNLPMDPTVINTSDAYLTAAKSKLISASVIAKTGAKALIIRSLTTAFDDTPHAKMVYYEPDDKVRIPALTIGVRSADELEKLLKKQKVTAKINMSAEPKGDTTNPNIIAEIPGKKDSKVIMIGAQLDSWDFAEGAHDDGSGVVQCIEILRTLKALGIQNNHTIRIVLFANSENGGQGHEVYTAYVKKKEEKHVFAMGTDAGGYSPRGFSLDMPPQRRKQIFEWKNYFLPYGVYDFDQTNAIQDISPLKQLDIPLAELVVDPQRYFDYHHSTEDSFDKVNKRELLLGATVLTQMVLMIDKNW; this is translated from the coding sequence ATGAAAAAAGCATTCATTATAATTCCACTCTTTTTGAGTGGATTTTTATTTTCTCAGAAAAAACCGCTGAAGAAACTTTCAAAAAAACCCTACGCATCTGTAAAATCCAATTACCATGATGAATTCAAAAAGATTTCTGATGAGGTCATGACCCATGGTACGGCTTATGACAATCTGGGGGAACTGACCAAAGGAATCGGGCCGCGGTTCAGCGGAACTCCGGGCTATGCCAGGGCTGTGGAATGGGCAGAAAAGAAGCTTAAGGATATAGGCATTGAAATGATCTGGAGGCAGGAAGCCAAAGTCCCGGTATGGATCAGGGGAAGAGAATCCCTGCAGATAAAAGCGGGGAATGGAGACTGGAGAAGCATCAGGATGCTTTCATTCGGAAATTCTGAAGGGACCGGCGGAAAAGACCTTACGGGGGAAATCGTACAGATCAGCAGCACTGCGGAACTGAATGCCTTACAGATAGGGAAGCTGAAGGATAAAATTGTTTTCGTCAACCTGCCGATGGATCCCACGGTCATCAATACCAGTGACGCCTACCTTACTGCTGCCAAATCCAAGCTGATTTCCGCTTCAGTGATTGCCAAAACCGGGGCAAAAGCACTGATCATCCGGTCGCTGACAACGGCTTTCGATGATACTCCCCATGCTAAGATGGTGTACTACGAGCCGGATGATAAAGTCAGGATTCCTGCTTTAACCATCGGTGTAAGATCTGCGGATGAACTCGAAAAATTGCTCAAAAAACAGAAGGTTACAGCAAAGATCAATATGTCTGCTGAGCCTAAAGGAGATACCACCAATCCCAATATCATTGCTGAAATTCCAGGAAAGAAAGATTCAAAAGTCATCATGATTGGTGCACAGCTGGATTCCTGGGATTTTGCAGAGGGTGCCCATGATGACGGCTCCGGCGTCGTGCAGTGTATTGAAATCCTGAGGACCCTCAAAGCGCTCGGAATACAGAATAATCATACGATCAGGATCGTTCTGTTTGCCAACAGTGAAAACGGCGGCCAGGGCCATGAAGTCTATACCGCATACGTGAAGAAAAAAGAAGAGAAACACGTTTTTGCAATGGGAACGGATGCCGGCGGATATTCCCCGAGAGGATTTTCCCTGGATATGCCGCCCCAACGGAGAAAGCAGATCTTTGAATGGAAAAATTATTTCCTGCCGTACGGCGTATATGATTTTGACCAGACCAATGCAATCCAGGATATTTCTCCCCTGAAGCAGCTGGATATTCCTCTGGCCGAGCTGGTAGTAGATCCGCAGCGGTATTTTGATTACCACCACTCCACGGAAGACAGCTTTGACAAGGTGAATAAGAGGGAACTTCTGCTGGGTGCCACAGTCCTTACCCAGATGGTCCTGATGATTGATAAAAACTGGTAG
- a CDS encoding DUF1015 domain-containing protein gives MPVFKPFRGIRPHKDLESTFPTHPLDNFTQEEITEKAQVENTYIHMIKPYVVSKSKDIDRNLRKIRATFEELLDENKLVQDSSAYYLYEQIYPNKQIFRGLLGLASIEDFWNGKIKRHESTIPQKKEKLAHYLEKVNLQAEPVLLTYPSNSKIELLMNHEEKNVPIFNHVDTKGIRHKIWKIDNRLKLQQFKEVIDQIDSFYIADGHHRIGSTALNAKHQKDKNKRHNGTEPYNFVYSFIVSNQSIKIHDYNRIVSDLGELSPADFLKQLEQYFLIHEKGETAYYPSQKFHISMYMDGKFYSLHVKHDLRSQEMSLDNLDHHLLDKYIFKSILKIEDPDSSEKISYVKGTSNLEGIALLKEKVDHGEGKAGFGIYPVSFNDMIKISDLKLSMPPKCTFIEPKLVTALLMYDMKS, from the coding sequence ATGCCTGTTTTTAAACCTTTCCGCGGAATAAGACCTCATAAAGACCTGGAGAGTACTTTCCCTACCCACCCCCTGGATAATTTCACCCAGGAGGAGATCACAGAGAAAGCTCAAGTTGAGAATACCTACATCCATATGATCAAGCCCTATGTGGTAAGCAAATCAAAGGATATTGACCGGAACCTCAGGAAGATCCGGGCAACCTTTGAAGAACTGCTGGATGAAAATAAACTCGTCCAGGACAGTTCCGCCTATTACCTGTATGAGCAGATCTACCCTAACAAGCAGATCTTCAGGGGGCTTTTGGGACTGGCCAGCATCGAAGATTTCTGGAACGGAAAGATCAAAAGACACGAAAGCACCATTCCCCAGAAAAAAGAAAAACTGGCGCATTACCTGGAAAAGGTAAACCTGCAGGCCGAACCGGTACTGCTCACCTACCCTTCCAATTCCAAGATCGAACTGCTCATGAACCATGAGGAGAAAAATGTCCCGATCTTTAACCATGTTGATACCAAAGGTATCCGCCATAAAATATGGAAGATTGATAACCGCCTGAAACTGCAGCAGTTTAAGGAAGTTATAGACCAGATCGACTCTTTTTATATTGCAGACGGCCACCACAGGATCGGATCCACGGCGCTGAATGCCAAGCACCAGAAAGATAAAAACAAAAGGCATAACGGAACAGAACCATACAATTTTGTGTACAGCTTCATCGTATCCAACCAATCCATCAAAATCCATGACTACAACAGGATAGTCAGTGACCTGGGAGAACTGAGCCCGGCAGATTTCCTGAAGCAGCTGGAGCAGTACTTCCTGATTCACGAAAAAGGGGAAACAGCGTACTATCCTTCCCAGAAGTTCCATATCTCCATGTACATGGACGGTAAATTTTATTCGCTTCACGTGAAGCATGACCTGCGATCACAGGAAATGTCACTGGATAATCTTGACCATCACCTCCTGGATAAATACATATTCAAAAGCATCCTGAAAATCGAAGATCCGGACAGTTCTGAAAAAATCAGCTACGTCAAAGGGACTTCCAACCTGGAAGGAATTGCCCTGCTGAAGGAAAAAGTGGACCATGGCGAAGGTAAGGCAGGATTCGGGATCTACCCGGTCAGTTTCAATGATATGATCAAAATATCGGACCTTAAACTGAGCATGCCGCCAAAATGTACATTCATTGAGCCTAAATTGGTTACAGCCCTTTTAATGTATGACATGAAGTCTTAA
- a CDS encoding D-2-hydroxyacid dehydrogenase, producing MRVLANDGISESGASALKHAGIEVLDHKVAQDHVIGFINDNKVDVLLVRSVTKVRQDIIDACPGLKVIGRGGIGMDNIDVEYARSKGIRVINTPNASSKSVAELVFGHFFSLARFLHESNRLMPLEGETHFNAMKKSFSKAYELSGKTLGIIGFGSIGQEVAKMGIALGMKVKVLTRKPRTETLTLEFFDGQSLNFEVTSSNDTDAFLKDTDFISINTPKTNEYIIDTAEFEKMKDGVYIVNTARGGVINEVALIDFIESGKVAGAALDVFENEPAPELPLLMNPALSLSPHVGGNTVDAQEKIGLELAEQIIKLQKETIQ from the coding sequence ATGAGAGTTTTAGCAAACGACGGTATTTCCGAATCCGGAGCATCAGCCCTGAAGCACGCCGGCATTGAGGTGCTGGATCACAAGGTTGCCCAAGACCATGTTATTGGTTTCATTAATGATAACAAGGTAGATGTGCTCCTTGTAAGAAGCGTAACGAAAGTACGCCAGGATATCATTGATGCCTGCCCGGGCCTGAAGGTTATCGGCAGAGGCGGGATCGGGATGGATAATATTGATGTGGAATATGCCCGAAGCAAAGGAATCCGTGTAATTAACACTCCTAATGCATCATCAAAATCTGTAGCGGAGCTTGTCTTCGGACATTTCTTTTCCCTGGCCAGGTTCCTGCACGAATCCAACCGGCTGATGCCGCTAGAAGGCGAAACCCATTTCAATGCCATGAAAAAGTCATTCAGCAAAGCCTATGAGCTTTCCGGAAAGACCCTAGGTATAATCGGTTTCGGGAGCATCGGACAGGAAGTAGCCAAAATGGGGATAGCTTTAGGTATGAAAGTGAAAGTGCTGACCCGAAAACCGAGAACCGAAACGCTTACACTCGAATTTTTTGACGGACAGTCGCTGAATTTTGAGGTTACGTCTTCCAATGATACCGATGCCTTCCTTAAGGATACCGATTTTATCAGCATCAATACGCCTAAAACGAATGAATATATCATAGACACAGCTGAATTTGAAAAAATGAAAGATGGAGTCTATATTGTGAACACTGCAAGAGGCGGTGTGATTAACGAAGTAGCTTTGATCGACTTTATAGAATCCGGAAAAGTAGCCGGAGCAGCGCTGGATGTTTTTGAAAACGAACCGGCACCGGAACTGCCCCTGCTGATGAACCCTGCCCTGTCGCTTTCCCCGCACGTAGGAGGAAATACGGTAGACGCCCAGGAGAAAATCGGACTCGAACTTGCCGAACAGATTATTAAGCTGCAAAAAGAAACTATACAATAA
- the serC gene encoding 3-phosphoserine/phosphohydroxythreonine transaminase, which produces MSKKHNFSAGPCILPHEVFEKSAEAILDFNGMGLSILEISHRSKDFVAVMDEARAIVKRLMNLGDDYEVLYLGGGASLQFAMVPYNLMKVGGKAAYLDTGTWAAGAIKEAAKLGTVDVVGSSKADNYSYIPKDYTVGAEYDYFHCTSNNTIYGTQMKSFPEVDTLMVCDMSSDIFSRQLDFSKFDLIYAGAQKNMGPAGVTLVVIKKDILGKTGRDNMLSMLDYSQHIAKESMYNTPPVFPVYASLLTLQYLEKNGGIEAAEARNIAKAKLLYDEIDRNPLFETFCAEEDRSLMNVSFRITDDSRKEEFEAAWKAAGVSGLNGHRSLGGYRASLYNALPLESVQILVDVMKSIG; this is translated from the coding sequence ATGAGTAAGAAACATAACTTTAGCGCAGGGCCATGCATCCTGCCTCATGAGGTATTTGAAAAATCTGCAGAAGCTATTTTAGATTTTAACGGAATGGGATTATCCATCTTGGAGATCTCCCACAGAAGCAAGGATTTCGTAGCTGTAATGGATGAGGCAAGAGCCATCGTAAAAAGGCTGATGAACCTTGGTGATGATTATGAAGTACTTTACCTGGGAGGCGGTGCAAGCCTTCAGTTTGCCATGGTACCGTACAACCTGATGAAAGTAGGGGGAAAAGCTGCATACCTGGATACAGGCACATGGGCTGCCGGAGCGATTAAGGAAGCCGCAAAACTGGGAACAGTTGATGTAGTAGGCTCTTCAAAGGCAGACAATTATTCATACATCCCGAAAGATTATACCGTAGGTGCAGAATATGATTATTTCCACTGTACTTCCAACAATACCATCTACGGGACTCAGATGAAATCTTTTCCTGAGGTGGATACCCTGATGGTTTGTGATATGAGCTCCGATATATTCTCAAGACAGCTGGACTTTTCGAAATTTGACCTGATTTATGCCGGTGCCCAGAAAAACATGGGTCCTGCCGGAGTAACATTGGTAGTCATTAAAAAAGATATTTTAGGAAAAACAGGAAGAGACAATATGCTTTCGATGCTGGATTATTCGCAGCACATCGCCAAGGAATCCATGTACAATACCCCACCGGTATTCCCTGTATATGCATCCCTTCTTACCCTGCAATACCTGGAAAAGAATGGAGGCATTGAGGCGGCTGAAGCGAGAAACATAGCCAAGGCAAAGCTGCTGTATGATGAAATCGACAGGAATCCTTTATTTGAAACGTTCTGTGCTGAAGAAGACCGCTCTCTGATGAACGTGTCATTCAGGATTACGGACGACAGCAGGAAAGAGGAGTTTGAAGCAGCCTGGAAAGCAGCCGGCGTAAGCGGACTGAACGGTCACAGAAGCTTAGGTGGTTACAGGGCCAGCCTTTATAATGCCCTGCCTCTCGAAAGCGTACAGATTTTGGTAGACGTTATGAAATCCATCGGATAA
- a CDS encoding 4Fe-4S binding protein, which yields MAIKITDECINCGACEPECPNNAIYEGAVDWKASEGTALKGTVTLPSGLTVNADAPQEPVSDDVYFIVTDKCTECKGFHEEPQCAAVCPVDCCVPDEDHVESEETLLNKKAFLHGE from the coding sequence ATGGCTATTAAAATAACTGATGAATGCATTAACTGCGGCGCCTGCGAACCGGAATGCCCGAACAATGCCATATATGAAGGGGCCGTAGACTGGAAAGCTTCTGAAGGGACTGCTCTCAAAGGAACGGTAACATTACCGTCCGGACTTACTGTAAATGCAGATGCACCACAGGAACCGGTAAGTGATGACGTATACTTTATTGTTACAGATAAATGTACAGAGTGTAAAGGTTTCCACGAAGAACCTCAGTGTGCTGCGGTTTGCCCTGTAGACTGCTGTGTTCCGGACGAGGACCATGTAGAGTCTGAAGAAACCCTGCTTAATAAAAAAGCGTTTTTACACGGTGAATAA